In Muribaculum gordoncarteri, the genomic window AAAGTCTGTCAGTGGTGCGGAAAAAACTTCATTGCCCGGACTACTCAGACTGCGTACTGTTCCAAACGATGCGCTGAACATGCCTATAAGGATAGAAAGCGCAAAGAGAAAATGGAACTGTGCAAAGAAGAGGTGCGTCGAGTTCAGACCGGGATGAAAGAAATTGACGAGAAAGAATTTCTCACTCCCCGTCAGGCAGCTCAGTATCTTGGTCTTTGCTATAAGACCTTTTACATCTATATCAATAAAGGTGTAATCAAGGCATGGAAACTCAACCGTAAGACCCTTGTCAAGCGAAGCGATATTGACACTCTATTCGCTGCGACGGAACGGACAACCATTGCACGAGAGGAAACTCCAATTTCTGAGTTTTACACTACACAGGAAGTTCTTGACAAATATCAGGTATCTAACGGCTGGTTTTGGAAAGTCTGTAAAGAAAAGAAAATCCCCAAGACCGTGTATCGTGGGAAAAACATGTGGAGCAAAGCCCATGTTGACCGGGCATTTGCAAAGAAACCAACTCCGGAGGGAATCACAGAGTGGTACACTGTTGCTGAAATCCAAGAGAAATTCGGGATGACACTATCAGCCATATACAACCTTGCTTCCAAGGAAGGAATTCCGAAAACTAAAGTCGGTAAAGAAGTACGCTATTCAAAGAATCATTTTGATGTGGCTAAAGGTGTGGCGGAACCTGAACCTCCGGCTGAATACACGATAGCAGAGGCTATGGTAAAGTTTGGCATGACCAGAGACCAGCTCTATCACTATGTCAAAACCTATAAGATAACCCGTACCAAGAGAGGCAAGTTTACCTATCTCTCCCGCAAAGAACTGGATGATTTGCTTGCGCCACCTACGATTTAGCCGAATCCGGCTATAGTGGCGCGATGGTGGCTGATTCCACCATGCAAACACTACCGAACTTTGCGTCAAACTTTTAACTCTTTCAAGATACAATGAATACCTGCACTAAAGTTTTCCTTCGTAAAAAGGAAATATCGGGCGACCGCATATCGCTCTACCTCGACTTCTATCCCCCAATCCGAAATCCTCACACCAACAGGCTCAGCCGCCGTGAGGGTCTGGGAATATATCTCTAGGGGCATCCGGCAAATGCCCGTGAACGAGAGTTCAACGCCTCCATGATGGAAAAGGCGGAGGCTATCCGTTGCCGTCGCTTCGAGCAGTTGCTCAACGAGCAGTTTGATTTTCTCGACAAGGAGAAACTGCGTATGGACTTCCTCGCCTACTTCAAGCAGAAGTGCCGTCAGAAATATCAGAAATGGGATTGCTTCTGCGCCATTTCACTATCTATTGTAAGGGCAAATGCACTTTCGGCGACCTTACTGTGGATTTCTGCAATGGCTTCCGCACATATCTTCTCTCCGCCCAGCGTCAGCGCAACAATGGCAAAGGGCCAATATCCCACAATTCTGCTGCGGGCTACTGGTCAACATTCCGCGCTCTGCTGAAAATCACCTATCAGGAGAAATATATCCGCGAAAATCTCAATGACTTTCTGGAAAAGATTGAGTGGAAGGAGGTCAAGAAGGAGTTTCTTACACTCGCAGAAGTCAAGCAGCTTGTCGCCACTCCCTGCAAGATACCCGTACTCAAACAAGCTGTGCTGTTCAGTTGCATGACAGGGCTACGAATCAGCGACATCCTGCAACTCTCATGGAAACATATCCAGATGGGTCAGGACGGAGGCTATCTAATCCGTCTCTGCACCGAGAAAACGGAAGAAGAAACGAATCTCCCAATCAGTGATGAAACACTGGCTCTGTGCGGAGAGCGTTCAGAAGGCCTTGTTTTCAATGGTCTGAAACGCCACATGGTCAACCATCCTCTGAAAGAGTGGATAAAGTCCGCGGGATTAACCCGACGCATCACTTTCCATGTGAGAAGACATATCAAATTTTCTTTCTTGCTAAAATTCAAGCACTTGCAAATTTTTGCAGCTTGACAGGTAACGATTTAGAAACCAGCGAAATTCTGTGTTTCACTTCGTTTTGCAGTAATTCAAAAGAACGCTTTTCCTAAATGCAAAGGTAATATTATTTTTTGAATAATAAACCTTTGCAGATAGTCAAATTCAATAAAATCGGCTATGGTTGCTTGAATTTATATTTAAGTCCATACTCTTCAAGTTTACTGTATAGTGCCGACCTGCTTATTCCCAACAGTTCGGCGGCAAGGCTCCGATTGCCGTTCGCTTGTTTCAACGCACGCATTATCCGTTCCTTATCCTCTGCATCATTGCGCAGGGCGAAACTGACGGGTGAGGTCGGTTTCGTCACGGCAAGTTCCAGATGCTCTTTCGTTACAACACCTTCTTGCGCCTGCAATACCGCACCCATGATTTTCTGCCGAAGTTCCCGCACGTTGCCCGGCCATGTGTGGATCAGCAATGCTTTACGGGCTTCGGGACTGAATCCGCCCACATTACACTCCAGTTCCTTGTTGGCAATCTCACGGAAGAACTCTGCCAACGGCATAATGTCTTCCTGACAGTCACGCAACGACGGCACGCTTATCACGAAGTCGTGCAGACGGTAGAGTAAATCCTGCCGGAAACGCTTTTCACTCACTGCCGCCTCCAGATCCTCGTTGGTGGCGGCGATGATGCGGACATTGAAACTTCTGTCCGAATTGTCACCGACCGGGCGATAACGTCTCTCTTGTATGGCACGGAGCAACATCTGTTGGGTTTCCAACGCGAGGTTGCCCACCTCGTCCAGAAACAACGTGCCACCTTCCGCTTCATGGAAATACCCTTTCTTGGTGCTGTCTGCACCTGTAAACGCTCCCTTGACGTGTCCGAAGAATGCCGACGG contains:
- a CDS encoding helix-turn-helix domain-containing protein, producing the protein MSSNIQIEKVCQWCGKNFIARTTQTAYCSKRCAEHAYKDRKRKEKMELCKEEVRRVQTGMKEIDEKEFLTPRQAAQYLGLCYKTFYIYINKGVIKAWKLNRKTLVKRSDIDTLFAATERTTIAREETPISEFYTTQEVLDKYQVSNGWFWKVCKEKKIPKTVYRGKNMWSKAHVDRAFAKKPTPEGITEWYTVAEIQEKFGMTLSAIYNLASKEGIPKTKVGKEVRYSKNHFDVAKGVAEPEPPAEYTIAEAMVKFGMTRDQLYHYVKTYKITRTKRGKFTYLSRKELDDLLAPPTI
- a CDS encoding sigma-54-dependent transcriptional regulator, translated to MDKTRIIVVEDNIVYCEYVCNLLAREGYHTVKAYHLSTAKKHLQQATDNDIVVADLRLPDGNGIDMLRWMRKEGKMQPFIIMTDYAEVHTAVESMKLGSIDYIPKKLIEDKLIPLLRSIQKERQMGHRRMPVFVREGSAFQKIMHRIRLVAATDMSVMIFGENGTGKEHIAHYLHDKSKRAGKPFVAVDCGSLSKELAPSAFFGHVKGAFTGADSTKKGYFHEAEGGTLFLDEVGNLALETQQMLLRAIQERRYRPVGDNSDRSFNVRIIAATNEDLEAAVSEKRFRQDLLYRLHDFVISVPSLRDCQEDIMPLAEFFREIANKELECNVGGFSPEARKALLIHTWPGNVRELRQKIMGAVLQAQEGVVTKEHLELAVTKPTSPVSFALRNDAEDKERIMRALKQANGNRSLAAELLGISRSALYSKLEEYGLKYKFKQP